One window of the Thermasporomyces composti genome contains the following:
- the ispD gene encoding 2-C-methyl-D-erythritol 4-phosphate cytidylyltransferase, with translation MAVILAGGTGARVGLRVPKQLLKVAGKPLLEHTLDVFETSPDIDEILVMMAPGWTEDAEKIVRNAGFRKVTRILEGGATRNDTTRLALEAIGPDDAKVLFHDAVRPLVDHRIIADCVRALDHFDAVDVAIPSADTIIVVDDGLITDIPGRDRLRRGQTPQAFRLSTIRRAYELAAKDPHFTATDDCSVVLRYLPDVPITVVEGSEQNMKVTYPIDVFLADQLFRLGSHTPPSPLSSDQASAMLTGKTLVVFGGSYGIGAEIAAAAKDLGATVFSFSRSATGTHVENPDHVRAALEQAYEQTGRIDFVAVTAGVLHTVELADAPDDIIDDSVRVNLLGPIYVARAAHRYLAETRGHLLLFTSSSYTRGRAGYSLYSSTKAAIVNLTQALADEWASDGIRVNCINPERTQTPMRTRAFGQEPPETLLPARDVGLASLDVLLSDQTGHVIDVRLTPIPNVTPPVSRDPRRGITEALGRMESAAADGDASVDAEGASRTRSSESRG, from the coding sequence GCGTCCCCAAGCAGTTGCTCAAGGTGGCGGGTAAGCCACTGCTCGAACACACCCTGGACGTGTTCGAGACCTCGCCTGACATCGACGAGATCCTCGTCATGATGGCGCCGGGTTGGACCGAGGACGCCGAGAAGATCGTGCGCAACGCGGGCTTCCGCAAGGTGACTCGCATCCTCGAGGGCGGCGCGACCCGGAACGACACGACCCGGCTGGCCCTGGAGGCGATCGGTCCGGACGACGCCAAGGTGCTCTTCCACGACGCGGTGCGCCCCTTGGTCGACCACCGCATCATCGCCGACTGCGTCCGCGCTCTCGACCACTTCGACGCGGTCGACGTGGCGATCCCCTCCGCGGACACGATCATCGTCGTCGACGACGGCCTCATCACCGACATCCCCGGCCGGGACCGTCTCCGGCGGGGGCAGACACCGCAAGCCTTCCGGCTGTCGACGATTCGGCGCGCCTACGAGCTCGCCGCCAAGGACCCCCACTTCACCGCCACCGACGACTGCTCGGTCGTCCTCCGCTACCTGCCGGACGTCCCCATCACGGTGGTGGAGGGCTCCGAGCAGAACATGAAGGTCACCTATCCGATCGACGTCTTCCTCGCTGACCAGCTCTTCCGGCTCGGATCCCACACGCCGCCCAGCCCGCTGTCGTCCGACCAGGCGAGCGCCATGCTCACCGGGAAGACGCTGGTGGTCTTCGGCGGCAGCTACGGCATCGGCGCCGAGATCGCCGCGGCGGCGAAGGACCTCGGCGCCACCGTCTTCAGCTTCAGCCGCTCGGCGACCGGCACCCACGTGGAGAACCCCGACCACGTGCGCGCAGCGCTGGAGCAGGCGTACGAGCAGACGGGCCGGATCGACTTCGTCGCGGTCACCGCCGGGGTACTTCACACGGTGGAGCTGGCCGACGCGCCGGACGACATCATCGACGACAGTGTTCGGGTCAACCTGCTCGGGCCGATCTACGTCGCCCGCGCCGCCCATCGCTACCTCGCCGAGACTCGTGGGCACCTCCTCCTCTTCACCTCGAGCTCGTACACCCGAGGACGTGCCGGCTACAGCCTGTACTCCTCGACCAAGGCGGCGATCGTCAACCTGACCCAGGCGCTGGCCGACGAGTGGGCGAGCGACGGGATCCGGGTGAACTGCATCAACCCCGAGCGCACCCAGACCCCGATGCGCACCCGCGCGTTCGGGCAGGAGCCGCCGGAGACGTTGCTCCCCGCCCGGGACGTCGGCCTCGCCTCGCTCGACGTCTTGCTCTCGGACCAGACCGGGCACGTCATCGACGTCCGGCTGACGCCTATCCCGAACGTGACGCCTCCGGTGAGCCGGGATCCCCGGCGGGGCATCACGGAAGCGCTCGGCCGGATGGAGTCGGCGGCCGCGGACGGGGACGCGAGCGTCGACGCCGAAGGGGCCAGTCGGACGCGCTCGAGTGAGTCGCGTGGGTAG